In one Zobellia galactanivorans genomic region, the following are encoded:
- a CDS encoding OmpA family protein: MKKSLLALGLIACTCISLQAQRKSDLLAEIDQLKSQLDSVNAEIFDARKNEKVAVAKAESFESQVTELQDANNTLMKNLNSFAEVSNKNSNIVNSAMESLEAKERQLKAIKDAIATNDSTTIVVLTNVKQTMGENAKIGVSEGAVVISSDLASLFGSDTGTTPTPQAEAWVEKIANILNANPTTAVTIEGLSMTGDLETPAKQAVALATLLQSKFNIPAERIKALGRDGNLKEGVQVNIHPEFDKFYLMVREHMKN, encoded by the coding sequence ATGAAAAAATCCCTACTTGCCCTTGGCCTTATCGCATGTACCTGTATATCGTTACAAGCCCAGAGAAAAAGTGATCTTTTAGCCGAAATCGACCAATTAAAGTCCCAGTTAGACTCTGTGAACGCCGAGATATTCGACGCCAGAAAGAACGAGAAAGTGGCCGTAGCCAAGGCCGAATCCTTCGAATCACAGGTAACCGAGCTTCAAGACGCGAACAATACCCTCATGAAAAACCTAAATAGTTTTGCCGAGGTATCGAACAAAAACTCGAATATTGTAAACAGCGCCATGGAAAGCCTCGAAGCCAAGGAAAGACAATTAAAGGCCATCAAGGATGCAATCGCCACGAACGATTCCACTACCATAGTAGTGCTTACCAATGTAAAACAGACTATGGGCGAGAATGCCAAAATCGGTGTTTCCGAAGGCGCCGTGGTCATTTCGTCGGACCTCGCCAGCCTCTTTGGAAGTGACACAGGAACGACCCCGACCCCACAGGCGGAAGCTTGGGTTGAAAAAATAGCGAACATCTTGAATGCCAATCCCACTACAGCGGTGACCATTGAAGGCCTTAGCATGACCGGAGACCTCGAAACCCCGGCCAAACAAGCCGTAGCATTGGCTACATTGCTTCAAAGCAAGTTCAATATCCCCGCAGAGCGCATTAAGGCCCTTGGACGCGACGGAAACCTAAAAGAAGGGGTTCAAGTAAACATCCACCCTGAATTCGACAAG